One part of the Moraxella sp. FZFQ2102 genome encodes these proteins:
- the htpX gene encoding protease HtpX, with the protein MMRIGLFLLTNLAVMIVCGIAFFVISSVFGLGSVHGNGGLNLASLMVLCLVWGMGGSLISLFMSKWMAKKSTGTVVIETPSNGTEQWLVDTVARQAQAVGIQMPEVGIFNSEQPNAFATGWNKNNALVAVSTGLIHTMTPDEVEAVLAHEIGHVANGDMVTLALIQGVVNAFVMFFARIIGNFVDRAIFKNEGDGPGIAYFITSMVMDILLGILASAIVMWFSRLREYRADEMGARLASRDKMISALNALRPAAERPDQMPEAMKAFAISSGTSQGFSFANLFRSHPTLDDRIAALQKFQG; encoded by the coding sequence ATGATGCGAATTGGTTTATTTTTATTAACCAACTTGGCTGTCATGATCGTCTGCGGCATTGCATTTTTTGTCATTTCTAGCGTCTTTGGACTTGGCAGTGTGCACGGCAACGGCGGTTTGAACCTTGCTTCATTGATGGTACTGTGCCTTGTGTGGGGCATGGGCGGTTCATTGATTTCGCTATTTATGTCAAAATGGATGGCAAAAAAATCAACAGGCACGGTCGTGATCGAAACACCGAGCAATGGCACTGAGCAGTGGCTTGTTGATACCGTTGCACGCCAAGCGCAAGCGGTCGGCATCCAAATGCCTGAAGTGGGTATTTTTAATTCAGAACAGCCGAATGCCTTTGCAACTGGTTGGAATAAAAACAACGCCCTAGTCGCTGTCTCAACAGGTCTGATTCACACCATGACCCCTGATGAGGTCGAAGCAGTACTGGCGCATGAGATCGGTCATGTGGCAAATGGTGATATGGTAACACTTGCGCTAATTCAAGGCGTGGTCAATGCCTTTGTAATGTTCTTTGCACGCATCATCGGTAACTTCGTCGATCGCGCGATCTTTAAGAACGAAGGTGATGGTCCAGGTATTGCTTATTTCATCACCAGCATGGTCATGGATATCTTGCTTGGTATTTTGGCATCAGCGATCGTCATGTGGTTCTCGCGTCTGCGTGAATACCGCGCTGATGAGATGGGCGCACGCCTAGCCAGTCGCGATAAGATGATCAGCGCACTAAACGCCCTACGCCCTGCTGCTGAGCGTCCTGATCAAATGCCTGAAGCAATGAAAGCATTCGCGATCTCATCAGGCACTTCACAAGGCTTTAGCTTTGCCAATCTGTTCCGCTCACATCCGACACTTGATGATCGTATTGCAGCCTTGCAGAAATTTCAAGGTTAA